Below is a window of Cygnus atratus isolate AKBS03 ecotype Queensland, Australia chromosome 3, CAtr_DNAZoo_HiC_assembly, whole genome shotgun sequence DNA.
CAGGACTTGCAAGAGACCTTCACTCTTCTACAACAGCACACAGAGTCCAAGAGCAATATCAGATGGCACTAGAAATGTAGGTGTTCAAGCAGTACGTACTGCACAGATCACATTATATTTggtattgaaatatttcttcttggcttgacctctttcttcctccctgcagtTCTGCCTGAACTACATAAGCTTGTCCAAAGTGCTTATATTCTCTTGAGCAGCGCTGCTCCACAAGGTAACCTTCTATGGTTAGGTCTGTGGACAAAGCACAAACTGTGAACATGAAGGACAAGAGTTGTGGTTATTTCATAACGCAGGAGGAGTTGGTGGGCAGCCAGGCACCAGCTGTCAAGGTTTCCCTAGAGTTCAATTCGAGCAGAAAGCTtctttttggtgattttttgaGCTTCAACCTTCATCTTGAGACAAGTCTGCTTTTTGAGTACAGTAGGAAAGCAGACTCATACATATCATCAAGTACAACATAGAGAAGCACTTCCTTTCCATCTTGACAAGACTGAAAGTCCCTCCTAGGGAAAGTGCCAAGCCCTGGGGCCTCCAGGTACAGGGTTGCCATCTCAGGAGAGACACAGGGAATGGTATGTGCTCGTCCCACCCCTTTACAAGGTTCAGCTGCCTGTTTTCAAAGCCAGAATTCACGTGGAGCTGCTACATGGCATTGAATCACAGTGCTgcatgagaaacagctgtgatAAGCAGGACCCTCCCAAACATCATTGGAGGACTTCTTTTAAGCTTGAGCCCTTTGCCTTGGCCCTTGCTTGAGGGGAGATTTACATTAGAGGTGAGGAGGAaatccttcactcagaggatggtgaggcaccagaacaggctgcccagagaggttgtggatgcctcatccctggaggtgttcaaggccaggttggatgaggttgtgagcaacctgatctagtgggtggcatccctgctgatgacagggggttggaactgggtgatctttaaggtcccttccaacctgagccattctagGATTGTATGATATTCCCTCCAAGAACTATAAAGGACTCCTTGTGTGCTGCCTGGGGGATCAGACCCCTCCAGAAGGGATGTGGCAGCTGATGAGGGAGATGGGGGTCCCATCCTGCTGTGTGGTGGGACCTGTAGGGCCACCAGATGGGGTCAGATGGGCAGCCCTGGGCATGCCCAGCAAGGCACAGCCCTCTGCACGCTGCTGGCACCTGTGGCTGCCTGGGATAAGGGATGCCCATGCTGATCCTCCCCAGCAGGCAGCGCCCGCACAGCGCCTTCCTCACCCGCAGCAAACAGCCCAGGCCCCACAGGGACTGCCAGCCCCGGTGTCCCCACGGCGCTGGTGGGGAACAGCATCCCTGGGCACCCTCTGGCACAAGGACACGCTCACTGCTTCCCACCAACTGCAATGCCAAACTGCACGCCTTTATTCGAGCGGGGAAAAGCAGCCTCTGGCCAAACGACAGCAGGCCTGGGGCAGGATGTCTCCAGCACACGGGTGCCCTCGCAcccagcaggagcagtgctTCCACTCCCACGGGCACTCCACGCGGAGACTGCAGGGGCGGGAAGGGGAGAGGACGTCAGGAGCTGTTTCCAGGAGCGAGAAGCGAGGGGGACATCCTGCTTTGAAAGTCCAGCTGTTCAACCGAATAatctgcagagagaaagcacGCTTTGAAGTCATctacttttattctgttttccttctttttttatCTCCCTGTGCATATCACTTCTCCTGGATAACAATGGTAATGACATATTAAGACTAATCCCAATGCAGATAATCAGCTTGTATTGCAGATGGCTTGTTTGCAACCTTGTTTCCAAGGATTTGCAGAGGAGGGAGTGGTTCCTCAGCTTCACACTACCTACAGGACAGCCTTCATTCTTTTCTAGCCCGGGGAAGGATTTCTGAAAGCCCCCAGGTCAGGCAGCCCCATGGAGCTGAGGGGAATGGGGAAGGTGCTGTCTGACTTAtggctcctcctgcccctcacAGGGcaccttctcctttccttagATCCTTCCACCTCCCCTGGTTTCTGCCCTGGAGCATGTATAGCACAAAGCCAGCAGCGAGGCTCGGGGCTTAAACACAACAGCAGCTATTTCTGCTATCACAGTCGCAGCCCAACTTCATCTCCAATCCCAAAGCTTACTTtttgcagcaaaagaaaaatcttgaacATTTCCCTGAGATGCCAAAGGGGAAAGGGCAGTTCAGAAATCCACAGAAGCCCTTTTCTCGATGACATTGCTCCTTGTTTCCTGGAACCAAGGAGGATCCTGCACAGAGCAAAAGTTAAAGAACATGAGTATGGGATACCTATAAAAATTGTGTGTGGGTCTAGAGGGGCTGATACCACCCGTGGATCTCAGCCAACCATGTGCACAAAGCATCAAACACAAAAGCCCAGCCGTTCATCGGAACCAACACCTCCTAATCGTTACCCATCTCTGGCAAATCACTTCCCAGGACATGAAGAACCCCACTCATGGGGGTTCACACCTCACCCCAACTGCCCTCTTCTCTACTCACCTGCAGCACCCTGGACCAAGAGGAGGATGAAGGGGAAGAGCAGGTACAGGATCCGCATGGTTTGCGCCTGTCCCAGGTCTTCACGGAGCTGCAGAGGGGAGACAACAAGGCAACAAAGAAAGGGCAAGGAGAAGGCTGGGCACACATGGCGTGCCAAACGGCAGAAGCACCATCACCAACAAAAGGAGGTAATAAAGACTCAGCATTACAAGTTCATGGATATTCTTGAAGCATTTGGGGAAGTACCAGCCTGTTGGACAAACTAGagtttttttcactgtctttgaGCAATCTGgcctagtggaaggtgtccctgcccatggcagggggcttggaattagatgatctttaaggtcccttccaacccattctatgattcaatgattccTCACAGTTCTTCCTGGTGTTTTCCCCAAAACACAGACTAGAAGACTCATGGTTAATTGTTGCCATTTTATTCAAAACAGCATCTACTGAAACTCAGAttataaggaaagaaaaattacttttaatatttatagtCCCTCAGGACTTTCACAGGGCATGTTTGTCTCCTGAgcagaattaaataattttcctgcGATACAGAATCAAGGGGTGACACGAGATACACTTTCTAGCACAGTCAGCAGGTCAGAAGTACCACTAGTGCATTTGTTCTCtcacttctgtctcttcttAATCAAATGCCAAAGCAGAGATGGTTTACACATCAGGAGATGCTTGTGTCAATAGTCAGTGCAATTCCAATAGTTAGGTCAATAAAAGATCCAGGCTCTGGAAGTCAGAGAAATGTTTGCGCCTGGAGATGCCACACTATACGAAGGGCTAGTTGGTGCTATACACCTCAGGTGGTCCACAGCTGGCCACCGAAACCACCCTGCTCTATCACCTCTGCTTCCCAAGGCTCAGGAAGGTCATCCTGGCTCAGTCAGGGACTGTACCACCTCAACTCACATTAATTCCCAGGTTTCTCAGCAATAAGAAAACTCCCCAGCCTCACATTTACTGCCAGCGCTCCATGCAGccgagccccagggaggagCAAGAAGGCAGGAAATTCTTGGTGACCAGAAACAGTAACACAATTCAACCTTTTGAGTTGTCTGAAGcctgagaagatgaaaaatatattttgctacCTGAACTTTGCCCCGTGAagtccctgctccccccagaaCAGAAGATGTTGGGTGTCTCCTCCAGCATCAAGGCACCTTACCAGTCTCCCCTGCAGTTAGGAAACCCCAGCTCCAGCTTCCAAATGCTCTGGGCTCCAATACTCATATGAacgtttattttctttcccagcctCCTCTAGTTCTTGTTTATATTCACAGATTCTTCCAACAGTTTGCAATTTAGATGGTTCCAGGAAGATGGATTTGCACAGAGAGACTGAATGGCATCTTTCCTGAAAGAGGCCCTGGAATTACTTACCTGGTGATGGGTTTGGTTCACCAGGAATTACGTGCATCCAGGGAGTACTGTTTTGCCCCAGACACCCTGGTTTTATAgcaggtgggagctgggctTCTTCGTGCTGCTACCTCTGCCCTTGGCCAATCAGTCAGTGACCCATCCGCATGGGCATGGTGGGGTTGCTCCTCGTCCCTCCCTGCTGTTGAGGTGCCTGCTGGGGGCAATCAACATTGCAACAGCAGTCTTCACCGTTATCCTCATGCAACACGTCTTGTGACACTCTGGTGCACAGCAGACACACGGGCTGCAGTGGCTTGTTGAAATTTTTTCAGGATGTACAAAGCAATTGGTTGGTGCAGACAGCAAGCAGCAGTCtgatcccagaaaaaaaaaaaaaaaaaaaaaatgaattcttctTTGCCTTCTCCCATGTGATTAACAGTCAGTTCATATGTGATGTGCAAGAACATGCAGAATATTGAAAACCCTCTCACCTGTACGCATTGAAAGAACACTTTCATCTGTGGCAAGATGTCTGTGCACCTGACATGCCAAAGGTCATACCCATAACAGTTTCTGTCTAGTGACTATTCAAATAGAGAGTAACACCAGGATACATGTTAAGGTCAGTAAACCAACCAACCCAGTCCATCTGCATCTGCTCCCAGAACATTccaggtaaataaataaaccactgATACAGTCATGGCTTCTGCAGCCATACCTTGGGACAAGTGGCAGCCCTTGCATGGAaggagggagctgtgctgcacaTTCAACTCAGTGATTGCCTCTCAAGGTGTTTGGAAGAGCTTTTCTGGTACCCTGACTCCAAGGGTATACCTATTGGGAGTTTTGGTAGTAGAGGTTGGTCTCTTTGCACACCACAGGGATGTCAAGTCATAAAGGCAAGATAACTGTAAGGGTGTATAGAGGAGAGTGTCAGTTCCTCTATGGGTAATCATCAAGGCCTTTTCCAATGCAACAAGGGACAATAAGAAAGGGAGGCGGTTGGTTACAGTTgcggttgaggttggaagaaacctctgGAGGTTCCTTTCTGCTAAAGCAGGGTCCCActgagcagggtgcccagccccacgtccctgGGCTTGGGGAGCTCTCCAGAGAtcagcccccggcccctctcggggcagcccgtgccagggctccggcacccgcccagcccagcagtgctgcctgaggggcagggggagccgccggggctccaggctgggcccggggcctctgggcctggccctgggcaccgctgagcagagcccGGCTCCGGCCTCTCCGCACCTCCCTGCGGGTCCTGACGGCCATGGGGGAGCtcccccggagcctcctctgctccaggcccagcagccccagctctcgcagcctctcctcacagcacggGGGCTCCGGGCCCGGCAGCACCTTGGTGGTCGTCCATTGAACACTTTTTGTTATTCCTAGGTCTCTCTGGTGCTGAGAATGTGGGAACGTTCATTCCAGTAGGGTTATCTGATGGAGGACTTCTAGGCTGAGGGGTAATCACCAGAAACAATCCTCCCAGCCACACTAATTGGTGGGCTAATGAGCTACGGGCACCGCTTCCAGAAAGGCTGAACCTTACTGCTGATAAGGTGTGAGCCAAGGGTCCCTGGGCAAGGGAGAgtgtagaatcacagaatcattaaggttggaagagacctccaagatcatctggtccaaccatccccctaccaccaatgtcacccaccaaaccacgtccctaagcaccacgtccaacctttccttgaacacccccagggacggtgatgccaccacctccctgggcaacctgtcccaatgcctgactgctctttctcagaagaaatgtctcctcacttccaacctgaacctcccctggcacaacttgaggccattccctctagtcctgtcactggttacctgtgagaagaggccgacccccagctccccacaccttcctttcaggcagttgcagagagcaataaggtctgccctgaacctcttctccagaccaaacacccccagtgccctcagccgctcctcacaggacttgtgctccaggctgttcaccagcttcgtagccctgctctggacacgcCCCAGGTCCGCTAAAGTTCCATGGCCTCCAGTGCAGAAGCTGCAGATCTCTGCAAAAACATGGGgtgtgcaggggaaggggaaataGGAGATAAAAATGGGGGATAGGGAGAAAAGGGTATAAAAGGGCCAGTTGTGTGTAAATTGGGGCTGGTCAGTACGCTTGTCTGACCAAGCCCTGTGCCTGATCACCGCACTCTGTCCAATCTTCTTATATTTCctcattaaatcttttcttaactCTGTCTGCTTATTTGCACTCTCTCTCTCGTGTGTGTGCGTGCCAGGACTGGTGAGACCTGGGGGTGTGCATGAATGAATTTAGGGCCAGCTACCAGTCAGGTCGCGGGTGCAGGCCCTGTGGTTACTGCGGTGCCAGCTGCCGGAGTCAGAGGGGTCCTGCCATCAGGTCCTGGATCCAGCAGGGCCTGCTACCCCCCACCATGGGGCAGGAGCGGTGTGTGCCCCCAAACCAGCTGCTGGGGGACCGGCGTGAGGGAGGCGAGGGCGGGCTCCACACTgacagctggagcagggctgtgggtcACTGAGTGTCTGTGTGTGCCCCACAACAGGTGTGTGGGGGTGCAGGGTGTACTCACCAGCAAACTTTAAGCAAGTGAGTAGATTACCTGTGAAGCAGATTAGCGGTCTAGGCAGGTTCTGGATGGACAGAGGGGCCATGTCCATCAGAAGACCCAGAAGACACAGTTTTGCTAGGACAGCTTCTTAAAGAGTAGATTAAGTTCCTTTTTGTGGTATGGCAGCAGTTTGGTGCCAGTTTCCAAAGACAAAGGACGCAGTGTGTGTATCCCGAGACGTGTCCAGCAAACCACAGCAGCGAACGTCTCTTTCGCAAGGTGGGATGACACAAGACCCAGGGCTGAAGGCCTGGGAATCCTTCTCAGAGCTGTCAGAGGAGGAAAGCGATTCCTTGTCCTCTCTGACAGGGggaggacaggaaaaaatgtttcttggcCAGATATCCTGAGGTGTCAGCAGCTTCTCCCATAGGCTGCTGTGGGATGGTAGTGGGCATCTCCCATCGAAATGCCATGAACCTCGCCCAGATTCCCATTGTAAAATTTCCCGTGGCTGTTGAAGAAAGGGGAGGACAGGCAGCCCAAGGGCACAGGAACACCCCTGGGTCCCCAGTGCTGCACTGCTCAGCCTGGGAGCTGATGCTGGAGCGGCAGCAAGCTCATGTCCTCAAAAATCTCGCACCATTGCTGCTGACAGCCCAGCCACTGTCTATACTGTGCAGCAGCACTATCTGTTCTCATGCCAGCCTCATTCTTTCCCTAGGACCCTGGGAACAGGACCCTTGGAACTGCAGGAACTCATCAAGCCCTTGGGGATGAGAAGAGGCTACTGAAAGGGTGGTGGAAGCCTCCAAAACAGCACCAATAAGGTTGAGGGTGAATTTTCAGAGCTCACGCACACATGGGCAAACACCAGTGTGCAATCTGATCCCTCCTCTTGGAGCACAGTCCACGTCCCCTTGGGCACAGACAGCAACACCATAGCATACAAGATCACTTCTTTCCCACCAAGAAGCAGGACTGTAAGTCCTCGGCACTCGTGGAAACATGGGTTGAGCACTCATCCAATGAAGAGAGTGCTACACACAACAGAAAGAGATTGACATGGAAGTAcactgcccagcacagccctctacacgcagccagcactgctgggccCGTGGCTGCCCGGGACAAGGGACGCCCgtgcccagcagcaccagcacagggcTCCCGCTCACCCTCCCCAGCAGGCAGCGCCCGCACAGCGCCTTCCTCACCTGCAGCAAACAGCCCGGCCCCACAGGGACTGCCAGCCCCGGCGTCCCCACGGCGCTGGTGGGGAACAGCACCCCTGGGCACCCTCTGGCACAAGGACACGCTCACGCTTCCCACCAGCTGCAATGCCAAACTGCACGCCTTTATTCAAGTGGGGAAAAGCAGCCTCTGGCCAAACGACAGCAGGCCTGGGGCAGGATGTCTCCAGCACACGGGTGCCCTCGCAcccagcaggagcagtgctTCCACTCCCACGGGCACTCCACGCGGAGACTgcaggggtgggaaggggagaggacGTCAGGAGCTGTTTCCAGGAGCGAGAAGCGAGGGGGACATCCTGCTCACAGAATTCAGGGCATCAACCCCATGTCCTGTAGAGAGAAAGCAGACAAGCATGGCACCTCCTTGAAACTTCTCCCTTTTGCCTCTCTCCCActctctcccacctcctctccAAGGACAAACGAGTCTTGAGACATAAGAGTCAAATGCCCAGAGGTGAACTCATGGCTGATGGCTTAGAACTGTGCCCTCCTTAGTGCTGGTAGCCCTGACTCCAAGTCTTTGCAGAAGCATCAAGAACAGGACCGTGTCCTTGACCATCTCCAAAAGGTACCCTTAACCCTTTGCCAGCATGGGAGAGTCCTCTGCAAAGGCTGGGCAAGTCTTGTGGGGCTGAGGAGAATGGGGAGGTGCTGGCTAAGCTTAGGGTCCTTCAGCCCCACACAGGGCTGAACCCACACATCCGAACCCACAATCCCCTTCCTTTCCAGGCCTCTCCTGTGGAGCGCATTCTGCAGATGCTGGTGGTTAGGTGTGGACTGGGAAGAGTTCTGTAACAATCATTTCAATGGACAAAGGAGGAATCCCTTTCTGCAGCCAGGACCTTACCTGCTGCAGCAAGGAACGATAAGTGAACATCTCCCATTATGCCTTTCAGGGAACCGGCAGCCCCCTGGACGACAAACTCCACCTCTGATTCCACAGAAGGCATAATTTCCTGTTGCAATAGAAAGACATGCACAGAGAAGCCATTGTAAAGATAATTACAACATGGGTCAGAGCACTGGCACAccttgcccagagaagttatggAGTCAACCTGCTTGGAAaccttcaaaagccacctggcGAGTCTCAAGAAAAGGAGGTTTTGGGAAACTAAGCTGAGAAACCAGGCCTGAACATGGGACAGTTTTGTGTGCCAGCCATTCCACCAAGCCAACATCCCCCTTGGGCTCTCTCACATCCATGCACAGGCCAAAAGGTCCCTATGAAGGCCTTGCTGATGGGAGCTCTTGCAGAGACAAGCGCAGAGGAACAGCTGGACACAGGCTTGTAGCCTGCAGCCAAACCTCTTACAAAGACACTCAGAAAGCTTCTTTTCATCAGTCGCTCCTAACCTTTGCATCACTCCAACAAATAACATTGCTTCCCTGGACATGGAGGACCACACTGTCATGGGTCCAAACCTCAGcccatctccctcctccccctctcacctgcagcaccctggaaaaagaggaggaagaaggggaagagcagGAACAGGATCTTCATGGCTGAAGCCTGGAGCAGGTCTTcacggggctgctgcagagaagacaAACCGTGGTGACAAGGACCTGGGGGAGAACCCCAGGTGGTGCTGCAGGAGACTGGGCACAACTTTGGGAAACTCAGACTGGGGCTGCCTGCACCTacaggaaaaagatttttcctcagcctttctCTTCAGAAGAGTTGTGAGGTGTGCACCTACCTGATGAAGGTCTTGGTGCTCAGGCACAAAGAGACCCAACAGGAATCCCTCGTGTCCACGTgcccctgcagccagggagTGCTGCTTTGCCCTAAACGTGAGGGTTTTATGCCATTGCTGGTGGGTGGGAGCTGggcttcttcctgctgctgcctctgcccttgGCCAATAAGTCAGAGACCCATGGGCATGGGCATGGTGGGGTTGCTCCTTGTCCCTTCTGGCTGCTGAGGTGCCTGCTGGGGCTGTTGCAATCATCACCGTTATCCTCACGCAACACAGCTTGTGACACCCGGGGGCACAGCAGGCATGCACCCTTCAGTGCCTGGAGGGCAATGGCTACACAGGTACCCTGGACAGAGAAGAAGGCTTCCCTCAGGTGTCctctctttgtttttgaaattgaCAGCTAGCATGCGATGGGCAAGATCACTAGTTTCAGTACAGCTTCCAGTACTGGTTGTCACCAGTGACAGTGaatccaccacctccctgggcaacccataccaatgcctgactgctctttctcagaagaaatgtctcctactttctaacctaaaccttccctggcacaatgtgaggccattccctctagtcctatcactggttatctgcaagaagaggccgacccccagctccccacaccttcctttcaggcagttgcagagagcaataaggtc
It encodes the following:
- the LOC118256563 gene encoding ostricacin-2-like is translated as MRILYLLFPFILLLVQGAAGSSLVPGNKEQCHREKGFCGFLNCPFPFGISGKCSRFFFCCKK